The following nucleotide sequence is from Leucoraja erinacea ecotype New England chromosome 2, Leri_hhj_1, whole genome shotgun sequence.
TGGTGACCATCCTGCGGGTGAGGACCTTTCACCGGGTGCCCCACAACCTAGTGGCCTCCATGGCCATTTCGGACGTGATGGTGGCCGCCCTGGTCATGCCGCTGAGCTTGGTCCATGAGTTGGACGGACGGCGCTGGAGACTGGGCAAGGTCCTGTGTCAGGTGTGGATCTCCTTCGATGTCCTGTGTTGCACTGCCAGCATATGGAACGTGACTGCCATCGCCCTGGACCGGTACTGGTCCATCACCCGGCACTTGGAGTACACATTGAAAACCAGGAAAAAGATCTCCAACATCATGATCATCCTGACTTGGGTCCTCTCCTCGGTCATCTCCCTCTCGCCGCTCTTCGGCTGGGGCAAGACCTACTCCGAGCAGGAAGAACAATGCCAAGTCAGCCAGGAGCCTTCCTACACTATCTTCTCCACCTTCGGGGCGTTCTACCTGCCTCTCTGCGTAGTCCTCTTCGTCTACTGGAAAATATACAAGGCAGCCAAATTCCGGATCGGTTCCCGCCGCACCAACACGATCACCCCGATGCCTGAGGTTGTAGAGGTACAATATCTCGCCCGGCGCGTTATTGATCGGGGGAGCAAAGCAGGCGGctagtgtgggtgggtgggcaaaCACACACTGAGACAGGAAGCGGGAGGCGATGGTCAAACTAGGGCATGGGGGGAGGAAAGTTAAACAAATGAAGAGGGATAACGGAGTGGTAGAGAGACtgactggggagagagagaggggggggggggggcgccggggagggggggaaagagatggCTACAGagcgaggggggagaaagagagcgtAGGGGAGAGGAAGCGAGAGAAAGTggaagagtgagtgagagagtcagAGTGAGTGAGGCAGACAGTGcgggagataggggggggggggggggtagagtgaggAGGAGATATCGTGAGTATCAGAGAAAGGGAATaagtgaatgagagagagagagggaagagtgcGTGAGGAAGAGAGCAaaggatgggtggggagagagagagggggagagtgagggagagagagggaatgtgtgcttgagatagagggagagtggggataaGTGAGGAAGAGTGAGACTATGAGGGAGAGTggtgtatgagagagagagagagaatgtgggggagggagggacagtgAATGAGTGAAAGAGAAcgagtgagagagaaaatgagagaggtagagagtaaaggagagagtGAAtaaatgagggaggaagtgtgaaTGAGAGAGCATGAATGAGTTTGTGGGGAAATAGAAAGATgaagtgagggagggggtgagggagagagagaatgagtgagagtgagagattgTGTATCATGGAGGGAATAGTGAGTGAGGAATCGTGATGAAGAatgagtgagagaaagagagatgagaGCGGGAAGCACGAGtgcatgggggagagaggggattaaGGTGAGAGTGTGAGGGGAAGTGAATATGAGGGAGAGGCAGTGATTGAAGGAACGAGAATGTGAATCGGAGTGAGTGGGGATAAATGAAAGGCAGTGAGTGTGAGAGGGTGATGGCACGTGGGCATGTAAACTACCAAGACAAGAGAGGCACAGCAGATCTAATAGAGGAGGTAGAAAATGGATAAAGACCACAGGGGGAGGATGGCTGGAGGAATAAAGCAGAGCCCTTGaacagagaagggagagagagggagagagggagagggaggggggggctgagacagaaagagggagaggggggcagagagcgaggggggcatagagagaaagaggcagagacaaaaagagagagaggcagagccaggcaaagagagagcgagagagagaggcagagagaggcaggcagagagagagagagagagagaggagaggcagggagagagaggcagagaggagagaggcagagagggagaggcagagagggagaggcaaaGAGAGAGTGAGTCAAAGAGATAGAGAGcgtaacagagagagagaggcagaggcagggagagagaggggcaagcagagagagaggcagggagagagggagacagtaagaagcagggagagaagagagagagaggcagagagagcgaGCAATATCATTTGGTGAAATCTGGTGCAAAATGTATGCATATGCTTTGGGGTATGTGTGCATGCAAATAACTCGGCAACATTTCCGCATTTCACTGAACGTGCATTTTACAGGGCAGTCCAGCCGTTATTGCTCTTGAGAAGGTCCTTGAAGCACTGCAGTCCTTCTGATGAAGGGACTTCCACAGTGATGCTGGCAATCAGCTCCAGGACTTAAACACCCTACAAAGGATCATGTATATGGTTCCACGCCAGAGCAGTGGGCAACGTGGAAGGGAACGGCCTCCTGTGTAGAGGTTGCAGGAGAGACAGACGTGAGGCTGCTGAAGATGAGAAATAGATAAATTAGTGTCAACGAGAGATAGAGGGAGCATGAACACAGACGAAAGGAAGGAAAGCTAGAGAAAATAAAGGGAAGCAAGAAATTTaattttgagaatgtaacaaagCCAGTCTTGCAATACATTACAGGGTGTTCCCCTGAAGAGGTTGCAACCCATATTCCACCTTGGTTGCTTACAACACCACGGCATGAACACTGAATGCTGTAATTTTAAGTAATGTCTAACTCACCCcaatctcccctcaacccccctcccctttctcccccacactcccaaaCATCCACCTCAGGCTGGGGAAGGGtctgaacccaaaatgtcacgtatccatgttttccaaagatgc
It contains:
- the LOC129714554 gene encoding 5-hydroxytryptamine receptor 5A-like isoform X1; translated protein: MALSNHTPWGNWTGSADLSPKPASIFSIIVLTLLAILVLATFLWNVLVLVTILRVRTFHRVPHNLVASMAISDVMVAALVMPLSLVHELDGRRWRLGKVLCQVWISFDVLCCTASIWNVTAIALDRYWSITRHLEYTLKTRKKISNIMIILTWVLSSVISLSPLFGWGKTYSEQEEQCQVSQEPSYTIFSTFGAFYLPLCVVLFVYWKIYKAAKFRIGSRRTNTITPMPEVVEVKEASHQPEMVFTVRHATVTFQTDGDTWREQKEKKAALMVGILIGVFVLCWIPFFITELINPLCSCDIPPIWKSIFLWLGYSNSFFNPLIYTAFNKNYNNAFRNLFSRQR
- the LOC129714554 gene encoding 5-hydroxytryptamine receptor 5A-like isoform X2; translation: MALSNHTPWGNWTGSADLSPKPASIFSIIVLTLLAILVLATFLWNVLVLVTILRVRTFHRVPHNLVASMAISDVMVAALVMPLSLVHELDGRRWRLGKVLCQVWISFDVLCCTASIWNVTAIALDRYWSITRHLEYTLKTRKKISNIMIILTWVLSSVISLSPLFGWGKTYSEQEEQCQVSQEPSYTIFSTFGAFYLPLCVVLFVYWKIYKAAKFRIGSRRTNTITPMPEVKEASHQPEMVFTVRHATVTFQTDGDTWREQKEKKAALMVGILIGVFVLCWIPFFITELINPLCSCDIPPIWKSIFLWLGYSNSFFNPLIYTAFNKNYNNAFRNLFSRQR